One window from the genome of Pungitius pungitius chromosome 14, fPunPun2.1, whole genome shotgun sequence encodes:
- the gskip gene encoding GSK3-beta interaction protein, whose amino-acid sequence MDVDCQPEDSFKEDCVVHGNVKDMSLEAEAVVKDVLFAVDEMHVSQSLNSASDVAYINVETREGNRYCLELTEAGLRVVGYAFNQVDEDLNTQYHETVYSLLDKLSPGYREAFGNALLQRLERLKQNGQ is encoded by the exons ATGGATGTAGACTGCCAGCCCGAGGATTCCTTTAAGGAGGACTGTGTTGTGCATGGAAATGTCAAGGACATGAGTTTGGAGGCGGAGGCAGTGGTAAAAGACGTGCTTTTTGCCGTGGATGAAATGCACGTGTCGCAAAGTCTCAACAGCGCGTCAGATGTGGCCTACATTAACGTGGAAACAAGAGAGGGAAACCGGTACTGTCTGGAGCTCACAGAGGCCGGATTAAGG GTGGTGGGCTATGCCTTCAATCAAGTGGACGAGGATTTAAACACACAGTATCACGAGACCGTTTACTCACTTCTCGACAAGCTGAGTCCGGGCTACAGAGAGGCCTTTGGGAACGCTTTGCTACAGCGGCTGGAGAGGCTCAAGCAAAACGGACAGTAA